One Oncorhynchus masou masou isolate Uvic2021 chromosome 18, UVic_Omas_1.1, whole genome shotgun sequence DNA window includes the following coding sequences:
- the prr18 gene encoding proline-rich protein 18, producing MPFPPINLHQRISSPGRELFRKKKQTEEKDSEKEKISKSWTTANLRNLGRKPQQQKTKLPIQETEGLKSSWLTLPKQSQDSCESVPLYSSVESTTHRDRGKQSSRSSIGKDEAGEERKIQFSLSLTPEAILVIQKRSLEKQMLAKQQKGCVSVDFRHRRVFPSKRTQGGSKSSTIPVANLEHAEDITTIVKISLLNDQYKYDDVEYEEEDGDVDETVVRKCKEWLKGVESAAAFGKVDKLSTLPHLKSC from the coding sequence ATGCCTTTTCCGCCGATAAATCTCCATCAACGAATCTCTTCTCCCGGGAGAGAGCTGTTCAGGAAAAAGAAACAGACGGAGGAAAAAGACTCGGAGAAGGAAAAGATCTCGAAGTCTTGGACTACGGCCAATCTGAGGAATTTGGGACGAAAACCCCAACAACAGAAAACTAAACTCCCGATTCAGGAGACAGAGGGTTTAAAGAGCTCCTGGCTAACTTTACCCAAACAATCTCAAGACTCGTGCGAGAGCGTTCCGCTTTACAGCTCTGTGGAATCCACCACGCACCGGGACAGGGGCAAGCAGTCCTCGCGGAGTTCCATAGGAAAGGACGAGGCAGGAGAAGAAAGGAAGATTCAATTCTCTCTGAGCCTCACACCGGAGGCCATTCTCGTTATTCAGAAGCGCAGCTTAGAAAAACAGATGCTAGCCAAACAGCAGAAGGGTTGTGTGTCCGTAGACTTTCGGCACAGGCGAGTCTTTCCATCCAAACGGACTCAAGGTGGTTCCAAAAGCTCGACCATTCCCGTCGCCAATCTGGAACACGCAGAGGACATTACAACCATAGTCAAAATATCTTTACTAAACGATCAGTATAAATACGATGACGTGGAATACGAAGAGGAAGATGGCGATGTGGATGAGACGGTGGTGAGGAAATGCAAAGAATGGCTGAAAGGAGTGGAAAGTGCGGCGGCTTTTGGGAAAGTGGACAAACTATCTACCCTTCCGCACCTAAAAAGCTGCTGA